One stretch of Arachis duranensis cultivar V14167 chromosome 1, aradu.V14167.gnm2.J7QH, whole genome shotgun sequence DNA includes these proteins:
- the LOC107483842 gene encoding uncharacterized protein LOC107483842 codes for MEGLIKGLVHAALGDDDNDDRNNRCDSRDERSRSSWAEVVSGDQDQDPQDHPPPRHHNWTSQEEPRYEQEEWRQQGSRLSNRPQKEEQRHDDSYGDSYRPQREQYRPKQEEWESQSSNRHKKFDEENNDGWQTVGKPSRRQQHKVPKDNWNNYKLPPDEQEYSNDIDVGGRAEPSNDELYDLSKACDKLWDLDLNRLVPGKDYEIDCGEGKKAYQKEDMAEGCLFTWVSDDVFRKPTFARFLSLLDNYNPNQGSKEVVTSEERQEQASFIEEISRTAPIKYLHKYLVSKGIASGSFQEFKRMISSLWFDLYSRGGTSGSSSAFEHVFVGEIKNNSEVSGFHNWLQFYLEEAKGRVDYQGYIFPRRRGEIPDSETQLLTIQFEWNNVLKSVSSTLVGVSPEFEIALYTLCFYVGEEDNHIQLGPYSVNIKCYRLGNRIGSVYPIAES; via the exons ATGGAGGGTTTGATCAAGGGGTTGGTCCATGCTGCCCTTGGTGACGACGACAATGACGACCGCAACAACCGCTGCGATTCCCGAGATGAACGGTCTAGATCCTCCTGGGCTGAGGTCGTCTCCGGAGATCAGGATCAGGATCCGCAAGATCATCCTCCTCCCAGACACCACAACTGGACTTCACAG GAGGAGCCTCGTTATGAGCAGGAGGAGTGGCGCCAACAGGGTTCTAGACTTTCCAACAGACCACAGAAG GAGGAGCAGCGGCACGACGATAGTTATGGGGATTCCTACAGGCCTCAAAGG GAGCAATATCGTCCAAAGCAAGAAGAGTGGGAATCTCAGAGTTCCAACAGACACAAGAAG TTTGATGAAGAGAACAATGATGGATGGCAGACTGTTGGCAAACCTTCAAGGCGGCAACAACACAAG GTTCCCAAGGATAATTGGAACAACTATAAACTACCACCTGATGAGCAAGAATACTCTAATGATATTGATGTTGGTGGTCGTGCGGAGCCTTCGAACGACGAGCTTTATGATTTGTCTAAAGCATGTGACAAACTGTGGGACCTTGATTTAAATCGTTTGGTACCGGGAAAGGATTATGAAATTGACTGTGGCGAAGGAAAGAAGGCTTACCAAAAGGAAGATATGGCAGAGGGTTGCTTGTTTACTTGGGTTAGCGATGATGTATTCAGAAAGCCTACTTTTGCGCGGTTTCTTTCTCTTCTAGATAACTACAACCCGAATCAAGGAAGTAAGGAAGTTGTCACGTCTGAAGAGAGGCAAGAGCAAGCTTCTTTCATTGAAGAAATTAGTAGAACAGCACCAATCAAATATCTGCACAAGTATCTTGTGTCCAAGGGTATTGCATCAGGGAGCTTTCAAGAATTCAAAAGAATGATTAGCAGCTTGTGGTTTGACCTTTATTCACGTGGGGGAACATCTGGTTCCTCCTCTGCTTTCGAACATGTTTTTGTTGGAGAAATCAAGAACAACAGTGAAGTTTCTGGCTTTCATAACTGGCTGCAG TTttaccttgaagaagcaaaaggGAGGGTTGATTATCAAGGCTATATTTTTCCCCGTAGACGTGGTGAAATT CCAGACTCAGAAACACAGCTTCTGACAATTCAGTTTGAATGGAATAATGTTCTAAAATCTGTATCAAGCACTTTGGTGGGAGTGAGCCCTGAATTTGAAATTGCTCTGTATACCCTCTGTTTCTATGTGGGCGAGGAGGACAACCACATTCAGCTGGGTCCATATTCAGTTAATATCAAGTGCTACCGTCTCGGCAATCGAATTGGATCTGTTTATCCCATTGCTGAATCCTGA
- the LOC107483803 gene encoding beta-amylase 3, chloroplastic, whose protein sequence is MALTLRSSISFVNQKETKALKAFDDVSATVSFAKIKPSSRIQVKNSAREASHHQTHQRDEQREKVHAPSVAHHDNHNVSKRVPVYVMLPLDTVTMGGGLNKPRAMNASLMALKSAGVEGVMVDVWWGLAEKDGPLKYNWEAYAELVQMVQMHGLKLQVVMSFHQCGGNVGDTCSIPLPPWVLEEISKNPDLVYTDRSGRRNPEYISLGCDSTPVLKGRTPLQVYSDYMKSFHDRFRNYLGSVIVEIQVGMGPCGELRYPSYPESNGTWRFPGIGEFQCYDKYMKASLAAAAEAIGKKEWGTSGPHDSGKYNQFPEDTGFFKREGTWNSEYGQFFLEWYSSKLLDHGDKILASAKGIFQASGVKLSGKIAGIHWHYKARSHAAELTAGYYNTRFNDGYLPIARMLAKHEVIFNFTCMEMKDREQPGHANCSPEGLVHQVKMATKMARVELAGENALERYDADAYAQVLSTSRSDSGNGLTAFTYLRMNKKLFEGDNWRHMVDFVRSMSEGGRRQRLSDADSRGSDLYVGHIKGTQREKSQEAALV, encoded by the exons ATGGCCTTAACACTTCGTTCTTCAATCTCTTTTGTAAACCAGAAAGAAACCAAGGCCCTTAAAGCTTTTGATGATGTCTCTGCCACAGTTAGCTTTGCAAAGATTAAGCCATCTTCCCGCATTCAAGTAAAGAATTCGGCGAGGGAAGCAAGTCATCATCAGACACACCAGAGAGATGAGCAACGGGAGAAGGTGCATGCGCCGTCAGTTGCTCATCACGACAACCACAATGTGTCAAAGAGGGTGCCTGTGTATGTGATGCTGCCGCTAGACACAGTAACAATGGGAGGCGGCTTGAACAAGCCGAGAGCAATGAATGCGAGTTTGATGGCGCTGAAAAGTGCCGGCGTTGAAGGGGTAATGGTTGATGTATGGTGGGGTTTGGCCGAGAAAGATGGGCCTCTGAAGTACAACTGGGAAGCCTACGCTGAGCTTGTGCAGATGGTACAAATGCATGGCTTGAAGCTTCAAGTTGTCATGTCTTTCCATCAGTGTGGAGGAAATGTTGGAGACACTTGCAG CATTCCTCTACCACCTTGGGTGTTGGAAGAGATCAGCAAGAACCCTGACCTGGTTTATACAGACAGATCAGGGAGGAGGAATCCTGAGTACATCTCTTTAGGGTGTGATTCCACGCCTGTGCTGAAAGGAAGGACTCCCCTCCAAGTTTACTCTGACTACATGAAGAGCTTCCATGACAGATTCAGAAATTACTTGGGCAGTGTTATCGTG GAAATACAAGTAGGTATGGGTCCTTGTGGGGAGCTAAGATATCCATCATACCCAGAAAGCAATGGAACTTGGAGGTTTCCTGGAATTGGTGAATTCCAATGCTACGACAAG TATATGAAAGCATCCTTGGCAGCAGCTGCAGAAGCCATTGGAAAGAAAGAATGGGGAACAAGTGGTCCCCATGACTCTGGCAAGTACAACCAATTTCCAGAAGATACTGGATTTTTTAAAAGGGAAGGAACATGGAACTCCGAATATGGACAGTTCTTTCTGGAATGGTACTCCAGCAAGTTGCTGGATCATGGTGACAAGATTCTTGCATCTGCCAAAGGAATATTTCAGGCATCTGGGGTCAAACTATCTGGGAAAATTGCTGGAATCCATTGGCACTACAAAGCAAGGTCACATGCAGCTGAACTAACCGCCGGATATTATAATACACGATTCAATGATGGTTATCTACCAATTGCTAGAATGCTGGCAAAACATGAAGTTATCTTCAATTTCACCTGCATGGAAATGAAGGACAGAGAGCAGCCAGGCCATGCTAACTGCTCACCAGAGGGGTTAGTTCATCAGGTAAAGATGGCAACCAAGATGGCTAGAGTAGAACTTGCAGGCGAAAATGCCTTGGAAAGATATGATGCAGATGCATATGCTCAAGTTTTGTCAACAAGTAGGTCAGACTCCGGCAATGGACTAACCGCATTTACATATCTAAGAATGAACAAGAAGTTGTTTGAAGGTGATAACTGGCGGCACATGGTGGACTTTGTCAGAAGCATGTCTGAAGGTGGTCGGAGACAGAGACTCTCAGATGCTGATTCCCGAGGAAGTGACCTTTATGTTGGGCACATCAAGGGAACTCAGAGGGAAAAATCACAAGAGGCTGCTCTTGTGTGA
- the LOC107483812 gene encoding uncharacterized protein LOC107483812: MEKKLTLLQTVATAGVFSAISFWYGFMFGRESSRKELSQLIEDLRNGNPSSSCSVSSSQS, encoded by the exons ATGGAGAAGAAGCTTACTCTGCTTCAGACTGTTGCCACTGCTGGCGTCTTCTCTGCAATTTCCTTCTG GTATGGGTTCATGTTTGGGAGGGAGTCCTCTCGTAAAGAGCTCTCACAGTTAATCGAAGATCTCCGAAACGGAAACCCCTCTTCCTCTTGCTCCGTTTCCAGTTCCCAATCTTGA
- the LOC110275215 gene encoding uncharacterized protein LOC110275215, translated as MCFEALDQTLRNLMSVTNQHKTHQPFGDKVVILGGDFRQILSVIPKGSRHDILTSAINSSHMWSFCEVLKLHMNIRLLTPSSDQDEGEMKRFNNWILDFGNGNISSAVDFAYPNLLKNMSDYRYFQSRTILAPTLESVEKVNDFVLTIFPGMEKEYLSSDTTCQVVENENIQQKWFTPEFLNDIKCSGLPNHKLTLKPGVAVMLLRNIDQTSRLCNGTRLIFRFEIKCVTRSTTTYTNYFSNEIKALVSKYNHMVILFTSRLLHTAMHNRPDAGRSCPGAGVSQRSCPRHSLQTYYAIR; from the exons ATGTGCTTTGAAGCACTTGATCAGACGCTCAGGAACCTTATGTCAGTTACCAATCAACATAAGACACATCAACCATTTGGTGATAAGGTTGTTATTTTAGGAGGTGATTTCAGACAGATACTTTCGGTGATTCCAAAAGGGAGTAGACACGATATATTGACATCAGCTATTAACTCATCTCATATGTGGTCGTTTTGTGAGGTTCTGAAACTGCATATGAACATAAGACTTCTAACACCTTCTTCAGATCAAGATGAAGGTGAAATGAAGAGATTTAATAATTGGATACTTGATTTTGGAAATGGAAATATTAGTTCTGCTGTTG ACTTTGCATATCCAAATTTGTTGAAAAATATGTCAGATTACAGGTATTTTCAGAGTAGGACAATTCTTGCACCCACGCTTGAGAGTGTCGAGAAGGTAAACGATTTTGTCTTGACAATCTTTCCAGGCATGGAAAAGGAGTATTTGAGTTCTGACACAACATGTCAAGTTGTTGAGAATGAAAATATACAACAAAAGTGGTTCACACCAGAGTTTCTAAATGACATCAAATGTTCGGGACTACCCAATCACAAGTTAACTTTGAAGCCAGGAGTCGCTGTAATGCTACTGCGAAACATAGACCAGACTTCTCGTTTATGCAATGGGACAAGATTAATATTTag ATTTGAGATAAAATGTGTAACAAGGAGCACAACAACATATACCAATTACTTTTCTAATGAA ATTAAAGCTCTGGTCAGCAAGTATAATCATATGGTCATACTGTTCACTTCACGGCTTCTCCACACTGCAATGCACAATCGACCTGACGCAGGGAGGAGTTGTCCAGGCGCAGGTGTCTCCCAAAGAAGCTGTCCACGTCATAGTCTTCAG aCTTATTATGCTATTCGCTAA